The region CAGCGCGTCGTTGAACGCCTGCGCGTGTGACACGTTCAGTCCGTGTGGCGCACCGCTTACCCTTACCAGCTGGCTGTGGGGCACGGCGCGATGGGTGCGCTGACCCGAGCCTTCAATGGGCACAATCGCGTCCGCCTCGCCGTGAATCACCAGCGTGGGCACGGTCACTTTCTTCAGGTCTTCGCGAAAGTCGGTGGTGTCGAACGCCTCCATACACGCCAGCGCCGCCTGCTGCGCCGACTGGAGGCACAGGGCGACCGCCTCGCTGCGCTGCGACTCGGAGACCTGAAGCACCCCATGGGCCGAGAAGAAGTTCCTGGTGAACTGCTCGAAGAAGGCTCCCCGGTCTTGCTCCAGGGCGAGTTTTGTCTGGTGTGCTTTCTCGGGTGTGAGCGGCCCTTCGGGGTTGTCAGCCGACTGCATCAGGTACGGCGGCACGGCGGCGGCAAACACCACACTGCGCAGGCGCGATTCGCCGTGCCGTGCCACATAACGTGCCACTTCGCCCCCGCCCATCGAGAAACCCACCAGCGTCACGTCCTGCAGTCCACATTGATCCAGCACACGTTGCAGGTCGTCTGCCAGCACGTCATAGCTGTAGCCGGAGGACGGTTTGTCTGAACGCCCGAAGCCCCGTCGGTCGTAAGCCACCACGCGATACCCGGCGGCTTGAAGCACCGACACCTGCAGCTCCCAGGCCTGGGCCGACAACGGCCAGCCATGGATCAGCACCACCGGTCGGCCCGTGCCACCGCTGTCTTCGATGTGCAGGCGCACGGAGTCCGCGGGGGTTGTGTCCACACTGTTTGCATCTTCCGAACTGGTCGCGGCTCCGGCGGCGGCACCGCCGAGTGCACCGGCAACGGCACCCAGCGAGGCCCCGACCAAAACCCCCA is a window of Rhodoferax lithotrophicus DNA encoding:
- a CDS encoding alpha/beta fold hydrolase, which produces MNAFITPPSNTPPVDEDLAEQANPGHGIPSQDPSAAAQTPLESQDVEREGNSVLIGGGVMAGAATGAVIGVAVAGPVGVLVGASLGAVAGALGGAAAGAATSSEDANSVDTTPADSVRLHIEDSGGTGRPVVLIHGWPLSAQAWELQVSVLQAAGYRVVAYDRRGFGRSDKPSSGYSYDVLADDLQRVLDQCGLQDVTLVGFSMGGGEVARYVARHGESRLRSVVFAAAVPPYLMQSADNPEGPLTPEKAHQTKLALEQDRGAFFEQFTRNFFSAHGVLQVSESQRSEAVALCLQSAQQAALACMEAFDTTDFREDLKKVTVPTLVIHGEADAIVPIEGSGQRTHRAVPHSQLVRVSGAPHGLNVSHAQAFNDALLSFLRV